The Streptomyces sp. CC0208 genome window below encodes:
- a CDS encoding site-specific integrase, translating into MTALRAQRAQQVADRKSAGDNWKGTGHGLVFTTKNGTPIEPRNLNRSFETLSIRAGIRKVRFHDLRHTCASLLHEQGADARMIMEVLGPSSIRVTMDIYTFVRLDAQRSASDRVGDALRSDGNDGEDDDGAAGVLVAV; encoded by the coding sequence GTGACGGCGCTCCGTGCTCAGCGCGCCCAGCAGGTCGCCGATCGGAAGAGCGCGGGCGACAACTGGAAGGGGACGGGACACGGTCTGGTCTTCACGACGAAGAACGGCACCCCGATCGAGCCGCGCAACCTGAACCGCTCCTTCGAGACGCTGTCCATACGGGCCGGCATCCGCAAGGTCCGCTTTCACGACCTGCGCCACACCTGCGCGTCGCTCCTCCACGAGCAGGGCGCCGACGCTCGCATGATCATGGAAGTCCTCGGCCCCAGCTCGATCCGAGTGACCATGGACATCTACACCTTCGTCCGGCTCGACGCGCAGCGCTCCGCGTCCGATCGCGTCGGGGATGCCCTGAGGAGTGACGGCAACGACGGGGAAGATGACGACGGCGCGGCCGGGGTCCTGGTGGCCGTCTGA
- a CDS encoding NUDIX domain-containing protein — protein MARTEYYDDPDAPKPNSLVVAASAVVTDDEGRVLLQRRRDNDLWALPGGGMEMTDSLPGTAVREVKEETGLDVEITGLVGTYTDPRHVIAYTDGEVRRQFNVCFTARVIGGQLAISDESTELKFVQSEEIDQLPMHHTQRLRIRHFLEQRERPYLG, from the coding sequence ATGGCACGCACTGAGTACTACGACGACCCGGACGCTCCCAAGCCCAACAGTCTGGTCGTCGCCGCGTCCGCGGTGGTCACTGACGACGAGGGACGCGTCCTCCTACAGCGCCGACGGGACAACGACCTCTGGGCGCTGCCTGGCGGCGGTATGGAGATGACGGACTCCCTGCCGGGCACTGCCGTCCGTGAGGTGAAGGAGGAGACGGGCCTGGACGTGGAGATCACCGGTCTCGTCGGGACGTACACCGATCCGCGCCACGTCATCGCTTACACGGATGGTGAGGTGCGTCGACAGTTCAACGTCTGCTTCACCGCGCGTGTGATCGGGGGCCAGCTCGCGATCTCGGACGAGTCCACGGAGCTGAAGTTCGTCCAGTCCGAGGAGATTGATCAACTGCCCATGCATCACACGCAGCGGCTACGAATCCGGCACTTCCTGGAGCAGCGTGAGCGGCCCTATCTGGGTTGA
- a CDS encoding SSI family serine proteinase inhibitor, protein MSYVTRTGRLARLSPLPLFLAALAPVPASAYTETGDHLTVTVRDTGSGADRAERIYEVDCHPARGTHPDPAGSCAGLDRMTRWGRDTFAPVPEGSVCTMLYGGPATAHVTGTWAGRPVDARFDRSNGCETARWDRFVPLLPSMGT, encoded by the coding sequence ATGTCATACGTCACCCGGACCGGCCGGCTCGCCCGGCTGAGCCCTCTCCCCCTGTTCCTCGCCGCCCTGGCGCCCGTCCCCGCGTCGGCGTACACCGAGACCGGCGACCACCTCACCGTCACCGTCCGGGACACCGGCAGCGGCGCCGACCGGGCCGAAAGGATCTACGAGGTCGACTGTCATCCCGCGCGCGGTACCCACCCCGATCCCGCGGGCTCGTGCGCCGGTCTGGACCGGATGACCCGCTGGGGGCGCGACACCTTCGCCCCGGTCCCCGAGGGCAGCGTCTGCACGATGCTCTACGGCGGTCCCGCCACCGCCCATGTCACGGGCACCTGGGCCGGGCGCCCCGTGGATGCCCGGTTCGACCGGAGCAACGGGTGTGAGACCGCCCGCTGGGACCGGTTCGTGCCGCTCCTGCCCAGCATGGGCACCTAG
- a CDS encoding TetR family transcriptional regulator: protein MAATRDPEATRARIFEAAVAEFARHGIAGARIDRIATQAKANKQLIYAYFGNKAELFTKVLGKAMLDLAVAVPVDPDDIENWIDRLMDYHEAHPEVLRLLFWEGLEYGATAELPDEAERQEHYRHKVATLRDGQERGVVTDAIPPRDLLFLLIAVANWAAVVPQMKRILVGGEPADRDRLRASVREAARRLVAPR from the coding sequence ATGGCAGCAACCAGGGACCCCGAGGCCACCCGAGCCCGGATCTTCGAGGCGGCGGTCGCCGAGTTCGCCCGCCACGGCATCGCGGGGGCCCGCATCGACCGCATCGCGACGCAGGCCAAGGCCAACAAGCAGCTGATCTACGCCTACTTCGGCAACAAGGCGGAGCTGTTCACGAAGGTGCTGGGCAAGGCCATGCTCGATCTCGCGGTCGCCGTCCCGGTCGACCCGGACGACATCGAGAACTGGATCGACCGTCTCATGGACTACCACGAGGCCCATCCCGAGGTGCTGCGGCTGCTCTTCTGGGAGGGCCTGGAGTACGGCGCGACCGCCGAGCTGCCGGACGAGGCCGAACGCCAGGAGCACTACCGCCACAAGGTCGCGACGCTCCGGGACGGCCAGGAGCGGGGTGTCGTCACCGACGCGATCCCGCCCCGCGACCTGCTGTTCCTGCTGATCGCGGTGGCCAACTGGGCAGCGGTGGTCCCGCAGATGAAGCGGATCCTGGTAGGCGGCGAGCCCGCGGACCGGGACCGGCTCCGGGCGTCGGTGCGGGAGGCGGCGAGGCGGCTGGTAGCGCCCCGATAG
- a CDS encoding PAS domain-containing protein translates to MSSRPSRGAARLAAILDALPDALVLVNANGTVVNANTIALEAFEAPGTALVGRGLLDLLPQFDSRLIPGSMRRPDHMDPRGRTKPARMMARRTDGSEFPVEVTSANLENGQQAYDGYGYSSDELLMLVVRDLTGTVDTEAELARSQRQTEMILRAASEGVVGTDTDGRIVLVNPAAAQILGYRASDLGGRELHDLILHSRADGTPFAYEESPLADTLRSGRKHRVRGQVLWSKKGEKVPVDLTTAPVRDGDQLVGAVLTFTDRRPYDALADEKSTAEKAHAEELDRLEEEHASELTALRQKHITELEELQERHDEELAAGEERYAALGEREKDRYEALAGRHDQLLTLLGRSLRGPLDELRRELSALAADDAGQLWPEANQVLHHLSAGYSRITNLIDNVLGYQRLDAGADDIVRTNVMLDAVVAAGVDGAVELIGPGRVQFAVHAPPIEAEVDAQRLATALAHLIADVAGVDATGNSPVSAGGYMDNTVVVAAALRGESVRIEVRGPYAGGDPVHEPIVRGIVRAHGGVLQTHEVPGMSGSAYVLEVPIGGGAGAVAVPGPAALEAAPQEGAPGETAPAEGGGRRRARRSSTDSFLDADVPSGTDESVPPTGRRRRRAAAEQEQAVSVPAQASGDDGDGSGGTGRRRGRPAEGAEAAEAGVAEGAVVMASEHGAGSAAVGTGLGGTVPPQGVPVPAGGRARHDGGEQHALPAALPAGGSAEAGRPQGQLEIAGQGPSGEGTPQQDGRRRRALAAASERAAAQEAAPRSVFALPPADADRPADGTAPAGLAQAPAPGQVPGLGQGQGQGQGPAAVPRQIPGQAQGQVAGQGHLPGQVPVPGQVPVPAQGHVPGQGQVPAQGQLPGQIPNQLPAPGHAQLPADAQVPGPIQAPGQVPAAPVPANGLAQPHPADVHGDEGRHDAVPHDQADDHTPPQPHPTNAPTGRRRRAVAQPAEATVGTPAQGVPAQAGQGVQAAVPDRPVPVGVPTAPAQQVPGAVPAARFPGVPVQNGTGQAGLIPQTAPAPASPLPAAPAQPVPAPGLPLPAEAPQPQAAAQVPAPGPAAPASQPWPGSHDAPGADTPVPANGAAAAVPPNQLAPQPAQVPAAGQPTPPPGTPQAAQPLPAEAAVAPAAPVDPNSTQGRAFSVRTLGQGVPFTRQAAQVQQPGTATPPPHQSSGSGRRRKLGTRPDPAAAAVPEPGTHPAAEQAVSVPAQAPQPSSAGQSRLAHATEAAGRSYAIGAPDENAAEGPEPLDGPGGAVEIPDTPRPQPMDDELPPEPLDNPRRLLVWPAPDVTTQQALSDRGYRPVIVQSREEVDAQIAAFPAALFVDPLTGPITRTALQSLRQAAVASEVPIMVTAGLGQASREAAYGADPAVLLKALAPRDSEQHPPRVLLIEEHAEIALALTATLERRGMQVARAASDADAVTLAGQLRPNLVVMDLMQVHRRRAGIVDWLRANGQLNRTPLVVYTAAVDQADLPRLASGETVLFLAERSTSAEVQARIVDLLARIGTN, encoded by the coding sequence GTGAGCAGCAGGCCATCCCGAGGCGCTGCTCGCCTCGCAGCCATACTCGACGCGCTTCCCGACGCGTTGGTGCTGGTCAACGCCAATGGGACCGTCGTCAACGCCAACACCATCGCCCTGGAGGCGTTCGAGGCGCCGGGGACGGCTCTCGTGGGGCGGGGCCTGCTCGATCTGCTGCCGCAGTTCGACTCTCGGCTCATCCCGGGCTCCATGCGTCGGCCCGATCACATGGACCCGCGCGGGCGGACCAAGCCGGCCCGGATGATGGCGCGGCGGACCGACGGCAGTGAGTTTCCCGTCGAGGTCACCAGCGCCAACCTGGAGAACGGCCAGCAGGCCTACGACGGTTACGGCTACAGCAGTGACGAGCTGCTCATGCTCGTCGTACGGGATCTGACGGGGACCGTCGACACCGAGGCCGAGCTGGCCCGTTCGCAGCGGCAGACCGAGATGATCCTGCGGGCCGCGTCCGAGGGTGTCGTGGGCACCGACACCGACGGGCGGATCGTGCTCGTCAACCCGGCCGCCGCTCAGATACTGGGTTACCGGGCCAGCGACCTCGGCGGCCGCGAGCTCCACGACCTCATCCTGCACTCCCGCGCCGACGGCACCCCCTTCGCGTACGAGGAGTCCCCGCTCGCCGACACCCTGCGCTCCGGGCGCAAGCACCGGGTGCGCGGGCAGGTGCTGTGGTCCAAGAAGGGCGAGAAGGTCCCGGTCGACCTGACGACCGCGCCCGTGCGCGACGGCGACCAGCTCGTCGGCGCCGTCCTCACCTTCACCGACCGGCGGCCCTACGACGCGCTCGCCGACGAGAAGTCCACCGCCGAGAAGGCCCACGCGGAGGAACTGGACCGGCTCGAGGAGGAGCACGCCTCCGAACTCACCGCGCTGCGCCAGAAGCACATCACCGAGCTGGAGGAGCTCCAGGAGCGGCACGACGAGGAACTCGCCGCCGGCGAGGAGCGGTACGCCGCGCTCGGGGAGCGTGAGAAGGACCGCTACGAGGCCCTCGCCGGCCGGCACGACCAGCTGCTGACGCTGCTCGGGCGCTCGCTGCGCGGGCCCCTCGACGAACTGCGCCGCGAACTGTCCGCGCTCGCCGCCGACGACGCCGGACAGCTCTGGCCCGAGGCCAACCAGGTCCTGCACCACCTCTCGGCCGGCTACTCCCGCATCACCAACCTCATCGACAACGTCCTCGGCTACCAGCGCCTCGACGCGGGCGCCGACGACATCGTCCGTACGAACGTCATGCTCGACGCGGTCGTCGCCGCCGGCGTGGACGGCGCGGTCGAGCTCATCGGGCCGGGGCGCGTCCAGTTCGCCGTGCACGCCCCGCCCATCGAGGCCGAGGTCGACGCCCAGCGCCTCGCGACCGCGCTCGCGCACCTCATCGCGGACGTGGCCGGGGTCGACGCGACCGGGAACTCTCCCGTGTCCGCGGGCGGTTACATGGACAACACGGTCGTGGTCGCGGCCGCGCTGCGCGGCGAGAGCGTGCGGATCGAGGTGCGCGGGCCGTACGCCGGGGGAGACCCGGTGCACGAGCCGATCGTGCGCGGGATCGTGCGCGCCCACGGCGGTGTGCTGCAGACGCACGAGGTGCCGGGCATGAGCGGCAGCGCGTACGTTCTCGAAGTGCCCATCGGCGGTGGGGCGGGGGCCGTCGCGGTTCCCGGTCCGGCCGCGCTGGAGGCGGCCCCCCAGGAGGGCGCCCCCGGGGAGACCGCCCCCGCCGAGGGCGGCGGACGGCGGCGGGCCCGGCGCTCCTCCACCGACTCCTTCCTCGACGCCGACGTCCCCTCCGGGACCGACGAGTCCGTCCCGCCCACCGGGCGACGCAGGCGGCGGGCGGCCGCCGAGCAGGAACAGGCCGTGTCCGTACCGGCGCAGGCCTCCGGCGACGACGGGGACGGCTCCGGAGGTACGGGACGCCGCCGCGGGCGGCCCGCCGAAGGTGCCGAGGCCGCCGAAGCCGGTGTGGCCGAGGGTGCCGTGGTGATGGCCTCCGAGCACGGCGCCGGTTCCGCGGCCGTGGGCACCGGTCTGGGCGGGACCGTGCCGCCGCAGGGCGTGCCCGTGCCGGCCGGAGGTCGGGCCCGGCACGACGGCGGCGAACAGCACGCGCTGCCCGCGGCGTTGCCCGCGGGCGGCTCCGCCGAAGCGGGACGGCCGCAGGGGCAGCTCGAGATCGCCGGGCAGGGTCCGTCCGGCGAGGGCACACCGCAGCAGGACGGGCGCCGGCGGCGTGCCCTCGCGGCCGCTTCGGAGCGCGCGGCGGCGCAGGAGGCCGCCCCCCGCTCGGTGTTCGCCCTCCCGCCCGCCGATGCGGACCGACCGGCCGACGGCACGGCCCCGGCAGGGCTGGCCCAGGCACCGGCTCCGGGCCAGGTCCCCGGACTGGGGCAGGGGCAAGGACAGGGGCAGGGGCCGGCTGCGGTGCCGAGGCAGATCCCGGGCCAGGCTCAGGGGCAGGTCGCGGGACAGGGGCACCTTCCTGGACAGGTGCCGGTGCCCGGTCAGGTACCGGTACCCGCTCAAGGACACGTGCCCGGTCAGGGCCAGGTGCCCGCTCAAGGACAGCTGCCGGGCCAGATTCCTAACCAGCTTCCGGCCCCGGGTCACGCCCAGCTCCCTGCCGACGCGCAGGTGCCCGGTCCGATCCAGGCTCCGGGGCAGGTCCCGGCCGCCCCCGTTCCCGCCAACGGCCTCGCACAGCCCCACCCCGCCGACGTCCACGGCGACGAGGGTCGGCACGACGCCGTGCCTCACGACCAGGCCGACGACCACACCCCGCCGCAGCCGCACCCCACCAACGCGCCGACGGGCCGCCGTCGACGGGCCGTGGCGCAGCCCGCGGAGGCGACCGTCGGTACGCCCGCGCAGGGAGTCCCGGCCCAGGCCGGACAGGGTGTCCAGGCAGCCGTCCCCGACCGGCCCGTGCCCGTGGGAGTTCCTACGGCCCCTGCCCAGCAGGTCCCCGGCGCGGTGCCGGCGGCCCGGTTCCCGGGTGTGCCCGTGCAGAACGGGACCGGACAGGCCGGCCTGATCCCGCAGACCGCACCCGCCCCGGCCTCGCCGCTCCCCGCGGCCCCGGCCCAGCCCGTACCGGCCCCCGGCCTGCCCCTCCCCGCCGAGGCACCCCAGCCGCAGGCAGCGGCACAGGTACCGGCGCCGGGACCGGCCGCGCCCGCTTCCCAGCCCTGGCCCGGCAGCCACGACGCCCCCGGCGCCGACACCCCCGTACCGGCGAACGGCGCCGCCGCGGCCGTACCCCCGAACCAGCTCGCGCCCCAGCCCGCGCAGGTCCCCGCAGCCGGTCAGCCCACTCCGCCGCCCGGCACGCCGCAGGCGGCGCAGCCGCTGCCCGCCGAGGCCGCGGTGGCACCCGCCGCGCCCGTCGACCCGAACTCCACGCAGGGCCGGGCGTTCAGCGTGCGGACCCTCGGTCAAGGGGTTCCGTTCACCCGGCAGGCGGCCCAGGTGCAGCAGCCGGGGACGGCCACGCCTCCCCCGCACCAGTCCAGTGGGTCGGGGCGGCGGCGCAAGCTCGGCACCCGGCCCGACCCCGCTGCCGCCGCGGTCCCGGAGCCGGGGACGCATCCGGCGGCCGAGCAGGCCGTGTCCGTACCGGCGCAGGCACCGCAGCCGTCGTCGGCCGGGCAGTCGCGGCTCGCGCACGCCACCGAGGCGGCCGGGCGGTCGTACGCCATAGGGGCACCGGACGAGAACGCCGCCGAGGGGCCCGAGCCGTTGGACGGTCCCGGTGGGGCCGTCGAGATCCCGGACACCCCGCGACCGCAGCCGATGGACGACGAACTGCCCCCGGAGCCGCTGGACAACCCGCGGCGGCTGCTGGTGTGGCCCGCGCCGGACGTGACGACCCAGCAGGCGCTCAGCGACCGTGGGTACCGTCCGGTCATCGTGCAGTCCCGCGAGGAGGTCGACGCGCAGATCGCGGCCTTCCCCGCCGCGCTGTTCGTGGACCCGCTGACCGGGCCGATCACGCGGACCGCGCTCCAGTCGCTCAGGCAGGCGGCGGTGGCGTCCGAGGTGCCGATCATGGTGACCGCCGGGCTCGGGCAGGCCTCACGGGAGGCGGCGTACGGCGCCGATCCCGCCGTACTGCTGAAGGCGCTGGCGCCGCGGGACAGCGAGCAGCACCCGCCGCGTGTGCTGCTGATCGAGGAGCACGCGGAGATCGCGCTGGCGCTGACCGCGACGCTGGAGCGGCGGGGGATGCAGGTCGCACGGGCCGCGAGTGACGCCGACGCGGTGACGCTGGCGGGACAGCTCAGGCCGAACCTCGTCGTGATGGACCTCATGCAGGTGCACCGGCGGCGGGCCGGGATCGTGGACTGGCTGCGGGCGAACGGTCAGCTCAACCGGACGCCGTTGGTGGTGTACACGGCGGCCGTGGATCAGGCGGATCTGCCGCGGCTGGCGTCCGGGGAGACGGTGCTGTTCCTGGCCGAGCGGTCGACGAGTGCGGAGGTCCAGGCGCGGATCGTGGATCTACTGGCCCGGATCGGAACGAACTAG
- a CDS encoding protein kinase — protein MSDSTPEMPIVVLDALMPTEQRLILSRRGSTVWEVAGPRGHHAVKLGYPIEATGEWPAQPWTALAPAREGAVLHRIGSGEVAYGEWERGTWNFQPWHEGPDLYRIWEPCRRRGSSIAPHYSVALGCVEALAELHVRGWAHGDVQPAHFIIGPVRTHLIDLALARGGQVPESYDFPFRGCLVHYEAPEIARSVLDIGEAEPTQEADIYALGASLLISATGWRAVEYPDDAPRAVQRKAVANGRRRPVKAPGELGDLVDAMLSQAPEDRPTIYEVGKALS, from the coding sequence TTGTCCGACTCAACCCCTGAAATGCCGATTGTAGTGCTCGACGCGCTCATGCCCACGGAACAGCGGCTGATCCTGAGCCGTAGGGGCTCCACGGTCTGGGAAGTGGCCGGCCCACGTGGTCACCACGCCGTGAAACTCGGCTATCCGATCGAGGCCACTGGGGAGTGGCCGGCCCAACCCTGGACCGCGCTTGCGCCCGCACGCGAAGGCGCTGTGCTGCACCGTATCGGCTCGGGTGAGGTCGCGTACGGCGAGTGGGAGCGCGGAACCTGGAACTTCCAGCCGTGGCACGAGGGGCCAGACCTGTACCGGATCTGGGAGCCCTGCCGCAGGCGGGGCTCATCCATCGCGCCGCACTACAGCGTGGCACTGGGCTGCGTCGAAGCGCTGGCAGAACTCCATGTACGGGGCTGGGCACACGGCGACGTGCAGCCTGCCCACTTCATCATCGGGCCGGTACGAACCCATCTCATCGACCTCGCGCTAGCTCGCGGCGGGCAGGTACCTGAGAGTTACGACTTCCCGTTCCGCGGCTGCCTCGTCCACTACGAGGCACCAGAGATCGCTCGCAGCGTGCTCGACATCGGAGAAGCCGAGCCGACGCAGGAGGCCGACATTTACGCCCTCGGGGCGTCCCTCCTGATCTCAGCCACCGGGTGGCGAGCGGTCGAGTACCCGGACGACGCTCCGCGCGCCGTCCAGAGAAAAGCAGTGGCGAACGGAAGGCGCCGTCCTGTGAAGGCGCCCGGTGAGCTGGGCGACCTGGTCGACGCGATGCTCAGCCAAGCTCCCGAAGATCGGCCAACGATCTACGAGGTGGGTAAAGCCCTGAGCTGA